Within the Kineosporia corallincola genome, the region CCGGGGGAGTCGAGCTCTGCTACGAGGCCGCCGTGGCCGGGGCCATCCCGCTGCTGCGCCCGATCCGGGAGTCGCTGGCCGGCGACCGGATCCGGCGCGTGCTGGGCATCGTCAACGGCACCACCAACTACGTGCTCGACAAGATGGACGCCGCCGGGCTCGACTTCGCCGACGCGGTGGCCCAGGCGCAGGCCCTGGGCTACGCGGAGGCCGACCCGACCGCCGACGTCGAGGGCTACGACGCCGCCTCCAAGGCAGCCATCCTGGCCTCGCTGGCCTTCCACACCCGGGTGCACGCCGACGACGTGCACCGCGAGGGCATCACCTCGGTCACGGCCGGCGACGTGGCCTCGGCCCGGCAGATCGGCGCCGTGGTCAAGATGCTGGCGATCTGTGAGCGCACCGTGGCCGCCGACGGTTCCGAGGGCGTCTCGGTGCGCGTGCACCCGGCGATGATCCCGGCCTCGCACCCGCTGGCCAGCGTGCGCGAGGCGTTCAACGCGGTGTTCGTCGAGGCCGAGGCCGCCGGTGAGCTGATGTTCTACGGCCGCGGCGCCGGTGGCCTGCCCACCGCCAGCGCGGTGCTGGGTGACCTGGTGTCCGCCGCCCGCAACCGGGTGGGTGGCAGCCGGGGCCCGGGTGAGTCCACCTATGCCCACCTACCGGTGCGCCCGATGGGCGAGGTGGTCACCCGCTACCACATCAGCCTCGACGTGGCCGACCGTCCGGGCGTCCTCGCTCAGGTG harbors:
- a CDS encoding homoserine dehydrogenase, yielding MSRRNHEPRGVTVEALKVALLGCGSVGTQVARLLTVHAEELAQRVGAPLELIGIAVRTLGVDRGPDIDTRLLTTDAAELVKRADLVIELVGGIEPARTLILDALASGASVVTGNKALLAEHGPELYEAAEAGGVELCYEAAVAGAIPLLRPIRESLAGDRIRRVLGIVNGTTNYVLDKMDAAGLDFADAVAQAQALGYAEADPTADVEGYDAASKAAILASLAFHTRVHADDVHREGITSVTAGDVASARQIGAVVKMLAICERTVAADGSEGVSVRVHPAMIPASHPLASVREAFNAVFVEAEAAGELMFYGRGAGGLPTASAVLGDLVSAARNRVGGSRGPGESTYAHLPVRPMGEVVTRYHISLDVADRPGVLAQVAKVIAEHGVSIETVRQQQIPAAVSDAGEQGRASLVVVTHSATDAALGATVSALAGLDIVTAVVGVMRVEGED